A single region of the Ziziphus jujuba cultivar Dongzao chromosome 10, ASM3175591v1 genome encodes:
- the LOC125421134 gene encoding beta-glucosidase 12-like, whose amino-acid sequence MAFQTSLVLGCSFFLSLLVLVASALTSSIANCTAPTDYFNVSSLNRSSFPVRFIFGTASSAFQYEGAVREGGRGPSIWDTYTHQHPERIADHSNGDVAVDGYHRYEEDVKIIKEINFDAYRFSISWSRLLPNGTLSGGVNKEGIEFYNNLINGLLENGFEPFVTIFHWDVPQSLEDEYGGFLSPRIVKDFREYAEVCFREFGDRVKHWATLNEPYTFTDGGYATGTLAPGRCSEWQQLNCSGGDSGTEPYIVAHHQLLAHAAAVDLYKTNYQASQMGWIGIVLVSQWMVPYSEAKHNQNAALRALDFMFGWFMDPLTNGEYPDSMRSLVGNRLPKFTKQESKLLKGSFDFVGLNYYTAYYASYAPNVNNSANASYLTDALVNITNQRNGIPIGPQGGSDWLRVYPRGILDILLYIKTKYQNPPVYITENGINELNDAKKPLKEALLDNQRIDYHSRHLYYLKKAINHGVNLKGYFTWSLLDNFEWASGYTIRFGLNYVDFKDGLKRYPKLSALWFKYFLHKREYLQ is encoded by the exons ATGGCATTCCAAACTTCACTTGTTTTAGGCTGCAGCTTCTTCCTCAGCCTCCTTGTTCTTGTTGCCTCTGCACTGACGAGCAGCATAGCTAATTGTACCGCACCTACTGATTATTTCAACGTTTCATCCCTCAACCGGAGCAGTTTTCCGGTGCGTTTCATATTCGGAACAGCTTCTTCAGCTTTCCAG TATGAAGGTGCCGTAAGAGAAGGTGGAAGAGGACCAAGTATATGGGATACTTACACTCACCAACATCCAG AAAGGATAGCGGATCACAGCAATGGAGATGTAGCTGTTGATGGATATCATCGTTATGAG GAAGAtgtgaaaattataaaagaaataaatttcgATGCTTACAGATTTTCTATCTCATGGTCCAGATTGTTACcaa ATGGTACACTTAGTGGAGGTGTGAACAAGGAAGGAATTGAGTTTTATAATAACCTCATCAACGGACTCCTGGAAAATG GTTTCGAGCCATTTGTCACAATCTTCCACTGGGATGTTCCCCAATCTCTAGAAGATGAGTATGGTGGCTTCTTAAGCCCTCGCATTGT GAAAGATTTTAGGGAGTATGCAGAAGTATGCTTTAGAGAATTCGGAGATAGAGTGAAGCACTGGGCCACATTAAATGAACCATACACATTCACCGATGGTGGTTATGCAACGGGGACTTTGGCACCAGGCCGATGCTCGGAGTGGCAACAACTCAATTGTAGCGGTGGGGATTCAGGAACTGAGCCTTATATAGTCGCACATCACCAGCTTCTTGCTCATGCTGCTGCTGTGGATCTCTATAAGACTAACTATCAG GCATCTCAGATGGGTTGGATAGGGATAGTACTGGTGTCCCAGTGGATGGTCCCGTATTCTGAGGCAAAGCACAACCAAAATGCTGCACTTAGAGCCCTTGATTTCATGTTTGGATG GTTTATGGACCCATTGACAAATGGTGAGTATCCTGACAGCATGCGGTCTTTAGTTGGGAATCGATTGCCAAAGTTCACCAAACAGGAATCTAAGCTATTGAAAGGTTCATTTGACTTTGTGGGATTAAACTATTACACTGCCTACTATGCAAGCTATGCTCCTAATGTAAACAATTCCGCGAATGCAAGCTATTTGACGGATGCTCTTGTTAATATCACAA ATCAGCGAAATGGAATCCCCATTGGTCCACAA GGTGGATCAGATTGGCTGCGTGTTTATCCAAGAGGGATTCTTGATATTTTGCTCTATATAAAAACAAAGTATCAGAATCCTCCCGTTTACATTACGGAAAATG GCATCAATGAGTTGAACGATGCCAAAAAACCACTCAAGGAAGCCCTCCTCGACAACCAGAGAATCGACTATCATAGTCGCCATCTTTATTACCTCAAAAAAGCCATTAA TCATGGTGTTAATTTGAAGGGGTACTTTACATGGTCATTGTTGGATAACTTTGAATGGGCTTCAGGTTACACTATTAGGTTTGGCCTCAACTATGTGGATTTCAAAGATGGGCTGAAAAGATACCCAAAACTCTCAGCCCTCTGGTTCAAATATTTTCTCCACAAGAGAGAATATTTGCAATGA
- the LOC107412640 gene encoding beta-glucosidase 12-like, which produces MAVALIHGSFVFGLVLLLVCSSVMLSSIANTRPFHFDVSSLNRSSFPEGFIFGTASSAYQYEGAAREGKIKDGSSGDVAIDAYHRYKEDVGIMKEMNLDAYRFSISWSRLLPNGKLSGGVNKEGIEYYNNLIDELLAKGLKPFVTLFHWDLPQTLEDEYGGFLSPDIVDDFRDYAEVCFGEFGDRVKHWITLNEPWSYSNGGYSVGTLAPFRCSEWQKLNCTGGDSGTEPYLATHYQLLAHAAAVKLYKDKFQASQKGVIGITLLSYWMVPFSDAKHNKNAALRALDFMYGWYMDPLTNGEYPHSMQSLVGNRLPKFTKQESDLVKGSFDFLGLNYYTSNYAHYSPHPNNGGGRGSYTTDALANQTTDRNGIPIGAKSASDWLYIYPRGFYDLLMYTKTKYNNPLIYITENGMDEHNDPTLSLEQALIDNQRIDFYHRHLYHLHKAIKDGVNVKGYFAWSLLDNFEWGMGYTVRFGINYVDYKDRLKRYPKSSAHWFKAFLERS; this is translated from the exons ATGGCAGTGGCATTGATCCACGGTTCATTCGTCTTTGGCCTAGTCCTCCTGCTTGTTTGCAGCTCTGTAATGTTGAGCAGCATAGCTAACACTAGACCATTTCACTTCGACGTTTCGTCCCTGAATCGGAGCAGTTTCCCGGAGGGTTTCATATTTGGCACAGCTTCTTCGGCTTACCAG TATGAAGGCGCTGCAAGAGAAG GAAAGATAAAGGACGGCAGCAGCGGGGATGTGGCTATTGATGCATACCATCGCTATAAG GAAGATGTGGGAATTATGAAGGAAATGAATTTAGATGCCTATAGATTCTCCATTTCATGGTCTAGATTATTGCCAA ATGGAAAACTTAGTGGGGGAGTGAATAAAGAAGGAATCGAGTATTACAACAACCTCATCGATGAACTCCTAGCCAAGG GCTTGAAGCCGTTTGTGACATTATTTCACTGGGACCTTCCCCAGACGTTAGAAGACGAGTATGGTGGTTTCTTAAGCCCTGATATTGT GGACGATTTTAGGGACTACGCAGAGGTTTGCTTTGGGGAATTTGGAGATAGAGTGAAGCACTGGATCACATTGAATGAGCCATGGTCGTATAGCAATGGTGGCTATTCAGTAGGGACTTTGGCACCGTTCAGATGCTCAGAATGGCAAAAACTAAATTGTACAGGTGGGGATTCAGGGACTGAGCCTTATTTGGCCACGCACTATCAGCTTCTTGCTCATGCAGCTGCTGTCAAGTTGTACAAGGACAAGTTTCAG GCATCTCAAAAGGGTGTGATTGGGATAACCCTGTTATCATACTGGATGGTTCCGTTTTCGGATGCAAAGCACAACAAAAATGCCGCCCTTCGAGCACTTGATTTCATGTATGGATG gtaCATGGATCCCTTGACAAACGGAGAATACCCACATAGCATGCAATCACTTGTAGGGAACCGATTACCAAAATTCACCAAACAAGAATCGGATCTTGTAAAAGGATCATTTGACTTTCTTGGTCTCAACTACTACACTTCTAACTATGCACACTATTCGCCTCATCCTAATAATGGTGGTGGAAGAGGAAGCTATACAACCGACGCTCTCGCTAATCAAACCA CCGATCGAAATGGGATCCCCATTGGCGCAAag TCTGCTTCAGATTGGTTGTATATTTATCCAAGAGGATTTTATGATCTTTTGATGTACACAAAGACAAAGTATAACAATCCATTAATTTACATTACAGAGAATG GCATGGATGAACACAATGACCCCACATTATCTCTTGAGCAAGCTTTGATTGACAACCAAAGGATTGACTTTTACCATCGCCATCTTTATCATCTTCACAAAGCGATCAA GGATGGAGTAAATGTGAAGGGATATTTTGCATGGTCATTGTTGGACAATTTTGAATGGGGAATGGGTTACACTGTTAGATTTGGTATCAACTATGTGGATTATAAAGATCGCTTGAAAAGATACCCAAAAAGTTCTGCCCATTGGTTCAAGGCTTTCCTCGAAAGATcataa